One genomic window of Oncorhynchus kisutch isolate 150728-3 linkage group LG26, Okis_V2, whole genome shotgun sequence includes the following:
- the fkbp7 gene encoding peptidyl-prolyl cis-trans isomerase FKBP7, translated as MDIMTQLWGSIRQTMIDRTLQNSRWRHARKCFFTDRHYTIEEEEEEEEEEEDRHLHTRSDVFCAPSETLVPRIQFVDMMMMMMMMPKSLVLNLFLCLQIYNVIVDVTVAVASIDDVKIEVLFTPEDCSKKSKKGDLMNAHYDGYLAKDGSQFYCSRSDKAGHPQWFVLGVGQIIKGLDMALNDMCAGEKRKVTVPPELAFGEKGKGPVPPNATLIFDVELYSVSKGPRSLESFRDIDLDDDKVLTRDEMTFYFKVEYERDGSKPREDSFYERMVNDVFQKSDHDRDGLITVKEYNIYEHDEL; from the exons atggataTTATGACACAACTGTGGGGCTCTATTAGGCAAACCATGATTGATCGTACACTCCAaaacagtaggtggcggcatgcacgtAAATGTTTCTTTACGGACCGCCattataccatagaagaagaagaagaagaagaagaagaagaagaagatcgTCACTTGCATACCAGAAGTGACGTGTTTTGCGCTCCTAGCGAAACTTTGGTGCCACGCATACAGTTTGttgacatgatgatgatgatgatgatgatgccgaAATCTCTTGTGCTTAACTTATTTTTATGTCTACAGATTTATAATGTCATTGTTGATGTTACAGTTGCAGTTGCGTCAATCGATGATGTGAAGATAGAGGTGTTATTCACGCCAGAGGACTGCTCAAAaaagagcaaaaagggagacctAATGAATGCACACTACGATGGGTATCTTGCTAAAGACGGTTCTCAGTTCTACTGTAG CCGCTCAGACAAAGCTGGACATCCTCAGTGGTTTGTGTTGGGAGTCGGACAAATCATCAAGGGCCTGGACATGGCATTGAATGACATGTGTGCTGGGGAGAAACGCAAAGTCACTGTTCCACCTGAGCTAGCCTTTGGAGAAAAAGGAAAAG GTCCTGTCCCACCCAATGCTACATTGATCTTCGATGTGGAGCTCTACTCTGTGTCCAAAGGGCCACGCAGCCTGGAGTCCTTCAGAGATATAGACCTGGATGACGACAAGGTTCTCACTAGGGATGAG aTGACATTCTACTTCAAGGTGGAGTATGAGAGAGATGGTAGTAAACCTCGTGAAGACTCCTTCTATGAGAGAATGGTGAATGATGTGTTCCAGAAGAGTGACCACGATAGAGATGGATTGATAACGGTGAAGGAATACAATATCTATGAACATGATGAGCTCTAG
- the zgc:103759 gene encoding U8 snoRNA-decapping enzyme isoform X1: MASGQLSREEALACVGCRHACHILLYADTEAQLFEEIPIRHIVLMQMRFDGLLGFPGGLVDPSEESLEEGLSRELWEELGFSLSVTLEDHVSSCHNPSSSSSHLITHFYARRMEEKEIREVEKAAASTATDHGHEVAIVMGMVRVPLYTLKGGEGGLPSFLSHSFIGNSRSQLEDALVRFGLVTPEELQTALTHAEQRRKQPWGGAA, from the exons ATGGCCAGTGGACAGCTGTCTAGAGAAGAGGCGTTGGCGTGTGTGGGGTGCAGACATGCGTGTCACATATTGCTCTATGCAGACACAGAAGCTCAGCTGTTCGAAGAAATCCCTATCAGACACATCGTATTG ATGCAGATGCGTTTCGATGGTCTGTTGGGTTTCCCTGGCGG TCTCGTTGACCCGTCAGAAGAATCCCTAGAGGAGGGCCTGAGCAGGGAACTGTGGGAGGAGCTGGGCTTCTCACTGTCAGTCACCTTGGAGGATCATGTGTCTTCCTGCCACaacccttcctcctcttcctctcacctcaTTACTCACTTCTATGCCCGGAGAATGGAAGAGAAAGAGATCAGGGAGGTCGAAAAGGCAGCTGCTAGCACAGCAACAGACCATGGCCATGAGGTAGCaatt gtGATGGGGATGGTCCGAGTTCCTCTCTACACACtaaagggaggagaaggagggcttCCCTCATTCTTGtcccactcctttattgggaacTCTCGCTCTCAGCTGGAGGACGCTCTAGTGCGCTTTGGCCTGGTGACACCCGAGGAGCTACAGACAGCACTCACACACGCAGAGCAGAGGAGAAAACAACCTTGGGGAGGGGCAGCCTaa
- the zgc:103759 gene encoding U8 snoRNA-decapping enzyme isoform X2: protein MASGQLSREEALACVGCRHACHILLYADTEAQLFEEIPIRHIVLMQMRFDGLLGFPGGLVDPSEESLEEGLSRELWEELGFSLSVTLEDHVSSCHNPSSSSSHLITHFYARRMEEKEIREVEKAAASTATDHGHEVMGMVRVPLYTLKGGEGGLPSFLSHSFIGNSRSQLEDALVRFGLVTPEELQTALTHAEQRRKQPWGGAA, encoded by the exons ATGGCCAGTGGACAGCTGTCTAGAGAAGAGGCGTTGGCGTGTGTGGGGTGCAGACATGCGTGTCACATATTGCTCTATGCAGACACAGAAGCTCAGCTGTTCGAAGAAATCCCTATCAGACACATCGTATTG ATGCAGATGCGTTTCGATGGTCTGTTGGGTTTCCCTGGCGG TCTCGTTGACCCGTCAGAAGAATCCCTAGAGGAGGGCCTGAGCAGGGAACTGTGGGAGGAGCTGGGCTTCTCACTGTCAGTCACCTTGGAGGATCATGTGTCTTCCTGCCACaacccttcctcctcttcctctcacctcaTTACTCACTTCTATGCCCGGAGAATGGAAGAGAAAGAGATCAGGGAGGTCGAAAAGGCAGCTGCTAGCACAGCAACAGACCATGGCCATGAG gtGATGGGGATGGTCCGAGTTCCTCTCTACACACtaaagggaggagaaggagggcttCCCTCATTCTTGtcccactcctttattgggaacTCTCGCTCTCAGCTGGAGGACGCTCTAGTGCGCTTTGGCCTGGTGACACCCGAGGAGCTACAGACAGCACTCACACACGCAGAGCAGAGGAGAAAACAACCTTGGGGAGGGGCAGCCTaa